Part of the Leptospiraceae bacterium genome, AAAGAAACTGCAATCGTAATGATCGCCGACTCAGTCGAAGCCGCTAGCCGCTCGCTAGATGAAATTACCCCTCAGGCGTTGGATGATTTAATTCAGAAGATAATCAATATTAAACTCGCAGAAAATCAACTCGATGAATGCGGTCTTACACTTGGTGATTTGAGTATTGTAAAATCTTCTTTCAAAGAAATTTTACTTTCGAGTCTTCATCAGCGTCCAAAGTATCCAAGCTCGGAAGATACTAAAAAGTTAGAAAACAAAGAAGATATTAGAAAGCCAGTCGATAAAAAAGTATTGGCTAAGAAAATGAGAATTTCTAAAGATAGGAAATAATCTTAGGCTAATAACTATTATTCAGTAAAGAATAAAATAAAAAAGAGGTTAAAATGTATAAAGGAGAAAAGATAAATTCCATCTCCCATTTAGTCGGGGCTTCCCTTAGCTTAATCGCTTGGGGAGTTCTCATTGGATTTTCGAGCTACACAAGAGACCCATGGAAAATCGCTTCGGCGACAGTATATGGATTCTCGCTATTCTTTTTATATCTGAATTCCACACTCTACCATAGTTTCAAAAAAGAAACGACAGCAAAAAAAGTTTTCCAAAGATTCGATCATATTTCCATTTACTATTTAATTGCAGGGACTTACACGCCTTATACGCTAGTAGTCCTGCGAGAAGAAGGATTGGGTTGGTTGATTTTTTCTATCGTTTGGACAATTGCAATTGTCGGAACTGTATTTAAAAGCATCTGGGGCGGAGACAAATTCAATTCTATCTCTACTCTTTTTTATGTTCTTGCAGGTTGGGCTATCCTAATCGACATAAAGACGGTTTACATCAAGTTG contains:
- a CDS encoding hemolysin III family protein; translation: MYKGEKINSISHLVGASLSLIAWGVLIGFSSYTRDPWKIASATVYGFSLFFLYLNSTLYHSFKKETTAKKVFQRFDHISIYYLIAGTYTPYTLVVLREEGLGWLIFSIVWTIAIVGTVFKSIWGGDKFNSISTLFYVLAGWAILIDIKTVYIKL